GCGATGCATCCACTGCCGAATTTCCTCAAATGCCTGCCTGCTTAGCTTCTTACTACCGTTCGGTGTTGTTACTCCAGCGGTTGAGCTTGTGTCTTCTCTGTCAGCTGCCATGATCGGTTTCCTCCAAGGGTTATGAGATTAACTGCCATTTCAAGCCAAACTTATCTTCAATAGACCCGTACATAGGGCTGAAAAATTGTGGCCCCAGCTCCACCACAACCTTGCCGCCTTCCTTAAGCCGTTGGAATACCTGGCATACCTCGTCACCAGACTGGAAGAAGACATTCAGGCATATCATGTTCCCGGCTGCTAGTTTCTCTTGCGTGTCGCTCATGTTGAGCCTTGATCCACAGATTGTGATTTCACTATGCATAACCTGATCATGTATATCCTCTGACACAGGGAAGCTCGGATCCGGCGGGGCATTCCTGAAGTAATCTATGCTGACATCCGTCACATCAAAAACCTGCTGATAAAACTCTATAGCTTCTTTACAATTCCCCGGAAAATGTATCGCTGGTACGATCATTACAAAACCCCTTCCTATAAGGAGCAGCAGGCTATGGGATGAACACGGCTCCATGCGCTAATTGTAAGCTACATTTTGAAGCTGTCATTGTAAAAAACGGACATGTTCTTCAGATAATCCTGCGGGGTCAGACCGCAAAGCAACTTGAAGTCCTTATTGAAATGCGGCTGATCGAAGAACCCGGCCTGTACAGCAACTTCCGTGAACGGCTCTGGCTTATTCTGCAATAGCTTCAGCGCGTAATTGACACGGACTATCCTGGAAAACATCTTCGGGCTGGTTCCAATATGTCTTAGAAACAAACGCCGGATGTGCTTCTCGCTATAGTAGAATTCGGAGGATAATCTCTTAGCGCTTACATTCCCATGCTTGCTAATTATACTGTTCATGATCGCAGAGACGTCCTTGCTTATAGGACGAGCATATAGCCTATGGATGAAAATTCTGTTAACTGTATTCAGCAGCGAATCGATACTCTCCGATTCCAGCAGTATGTCCTCCAGAGCTTGCTTCAGAGTCTTATCCAGCTGGTCCAGCATAAAGGAGGCATCCAGCAATTCGGACTGGTCAGCCTTAATGAAAGGATGCAGTCCGCCCGGATGAAACTCAATCAAAAATAACAGCTTCAGCTTATTAGCAAATGCTCCGACATGGCACACCTTGGTGTTTGTACCCCGCAAACTTGAGATGATGTTATGATGTGTCACCGATAGCACCAGTGTAGAGCTTGCAGACGGCAGAACAGCATACTCATTCGACATTGTCTGCACCGTTGGAGTGGAAATCGTATAGCTAGAGATAAAAGGCCGCAACAAGAGATGCGGGGAGACATACAAAAAATGCTTGTCACGAATGAGAGATGCTCCCTTATAGCCTTCAAGACTAGTTTGAGAAATCATCTGTCGGCCTCCCCCGCTTCATTTTGACGATCCGAAAACAGAACAAAGATAGTTTACATTCGCTAAAATACTTAGGTTAATTAACCTCTTTCTCGTAATAGCACAAGGTCATCTTATCATTGATTTCCCGGGTTTCATTGGTCCTTCTGTAACCCATCTTCTCATACAAGTAGCAGTTTCTTTCCTCTTGCACGATGGTAGCCAGTCCCCAGACTGTAGCGTCAGCATACATTTGCTCGATTTGGGCGAATACCTGCTGGGCTATGCCTTGGCCTTGATATTGCGGCAAGATAAATATTTGGCCTAGCCAATATTTCTGCGCATCTGTCTTCTTGACCCTAATGCTACCTGCTGCGACACCGGCATTCCGGATGATGTAATAATCTACAGAAGCCTGATTAAGCCGTTCCGCCACTCTCTCCACCGTTTCATTGGCTGGGCTTGTCTCATAATCCTGATATTTCTCCAAGAGCGGCATAAAGGCCTGAAGCTGCATCGCATGAATATCCTCTGCATCCCCCACCGTAGCTTTACTTAATGTAACCTCTGACTTTTCCATTGTATGTACCTCCTGGCTTTATACCCTATATACGTAATCCCAATGTTTACCCTTAAGTACGGAGCCAGGCCCCATGTCCCGCTTCTGCTGCAAAATAAAACCAACGCGCTCATACATCCGCTGCGCGGGGATCAGATCATCATTAGTGGTCACCCGAATCTGCCCGACTTCATTCCGCAGGATTCGGTCGACCGCTTCTTGAAGCTGCATGGTGCTGTAGCCTTTGCCTTTGTGGGCAGTCGCAATACAATTATGGCCGATTTCAGCGTATCGGGGCATCTGCCTCGGGTCCCAGGATACAAAACCAATCGCCTTACCATTCAGCACAGTCATGAACCCATATTTATCTGCAATTTGCAGATTGTCAAAGAAAAAGTTATCGAACTCCTGCCAATTCTCCAGACAGCTCTGCTCATACCTGCGGTCGAAGGAATAGGCATCCTTCAAGAATTCAAGCAATGTTCCCCGTTCAAACAGGCTGATCTTACTGAACTCAATGTTCATTTACTCCCCTTCTTTTCTTGGGTTTGGCTACAAAGTTTTTAATACTACAGGTTCCAGTAAAGATAAATCGTACAGGTTGCCACCGCCCGCAGGGCTGTCATTGCGTATATGCTCTTCCAGGCAGAGTCTGCTGCGGTCAGAACGGTACTTTGGGCTATGCGCTAATTGATCCATCAACAGCTTCCAGGAACCTCCAATATCATCACTGCTGTCCAGCTTGGCATATAGCCCGCCGGGCAGGATCATTTCCTTGAAAGGCTCAGGGACGCTGATTCCTTCAGGAATTGTCGCACACATTCCATAGCCATAGGGTTTACCAGCACTACTTGGCATAGGCTTCATATTCCCGCCGAATAACCGCGCCGTGCCCAGAAGATTAGCAGATTCCAGCCAATCCATGATAGGACCCATCGCTTGGTCTTCCGGAGAAACGTCTACCACGATATGAAAGGCTACCCTCATAGTTGGCAGTGTAATCACTTTAAATGTGGACTGCCCGGTTACATTACTCATAAAGACATTCTCCATTTCGCTAAGCAGTTCCTCCTGAATGGAGGTCCTCTTATTGGAAGTATTCAGGTAATCGAGTACCTGTTGTAATTGCTGTCCCATCCGTTCGAGTTCTTCTTGGTGCATTTGTAGAGCAATTATCCTGTTCTGTATAACCTGCTTAAGCACAGGCACAGAACTTTTATCCAAGACAGCCTGTATTTCTCTGATCGGGATATCCATTCTCCGCAGCAGCGCTGTGATCCTGATACACTTAAGCGCATGTTCATCGTAGGTACGCCAGCCGGAAGATACCTCTCTCATACTCTGAAACAATCCTTCCGCTTCCCAGTGCCGCAAGGTACGGCTCGTCAGCCCCAGTTGCTCCGACAATTGCTGTATGGTAACAACAGTCCTGTTCATTTCTCCCTCCTTCCTGTGATCACATCTCTATCCTATCACTTGACGTCACGGCAACTTCAAGGGGCAAATCGTGTATATCCGAAAAAAACCTTCTCCCCCTGCGTATTCTCAGTGATCTTATAGGGGTGGAGCTGGTCATAATAGCGCTGAACAAATTCTCCTTCGCCTACCGGGTAGAGCTCAATATGGACGTTGCCGGTGAATCTGGTGAAGTACAGCTTCCCGCCGGTCAGCTCAAGCTGAATTTTGTCTGCGAGATAGGTTCCGCAGTACGCTCTTAGGCTGGATTCACTGAGCTTAAGCTCAGGATGCCGGTCCGGAGCCTTCACCTCCACCTGATGCATTATCCGCGAGCGCATGGCCCAGTCTGTACTGATTGATGCCTTCATTGTTCGAGAGAATGATAATGCACAGAT
The sequence above is a segment of the Paenibacillus sp. FSL R7-0204 genome. Coding sequences within it:
- a CDS encoding VOC family protein encodes the protein MIVPAIHFPGNCKEAIEFYQQVFDVTDVSIDYFRNAPPDPSFPVSEDIHDQVMHSEITICGSRLNMSDTQEKLAAGNMICLNVFFQSGDEVCQVFQRLKEGGKVVVELGPQFFSPMYGSIEDKFGLKWQLIS
- a CDS encoding helix-turn-helix domain-containing protein; translated protein: MISQTSLEGYKGASLIRDKHFLYVSPHLLLRPFISSYTISTPTVQTMSNEYAVLPSASSTLVLSVTHHNIISSLRGTNTKVCHVGAFANKLKLLFLIEFHPGGLHPFIKADQSELLDASFMLDQLDKTLKQALEDILLESESIDSLLNTVNRIFIHRLYARPISKDVSAIMNSIISKHGNVSAKRLSSEFYYSEKHIRRLFLRHIGTSPKMFSRIVRVNYALKLLQNKPEPFTEVAVQAGFFDQPHFNKDFKLLCGLTPQDYLKNMSVFYNDSFKM
- a CDS encoding GNAT family N-acetyltransferase — translated: MNIEFSKISLFERGTLLEFLKDAYSFDRRYEQSCLENWQEFDNFFFDNLQIADKYGFMTVLNGKAIGFVSWDPRQMPRYAEIGHNCIATAHKGKGYSTMQLQEAVDRILRNEVGQIRVTTNDDLIPAQRMYERVGFILQQKRDMGPGSVLKGKHWDYVYRV
- a CDS encoding MerR family transcriptional regulator, with protein sequence MNRTVVTIQQLSEQLGLTSRTLRHWEAEGLFQSMREVSSGWRTYDEHALKCIRITALLRRMDIPIREIQAVLDKSSVPVLKQVIQNRIIALQMHQEELERMGQQLQQVLDYLNTSNKRTSIQEELLSEMENVFMSNVTGQSTFKVITLPTMRVAFHIVVDVSPEDQAMGPIMDWLESANLLGTARLFGGNMKPMPSSAGKPYGYGMCATIPEGISVPEPFKEMILPGGLYAKLDSSDDIGGSWKLLMDQLAHSPKYRSDRSRLCLEEHIRNDSPAGGGNLYDLSLLEPVVLKTL
- a CDS encoding GNAT family N-acetyltransferase → MEKSEVTLSKATVGDAEDIHAMQLQAFMPLLEKYQDYETSPANETVERVAERLNQASVDYYIIRNAGVAAGSIRVKKTDAQKYWLGQIFILPQYQGQGIAQQVFAQIEQMYADATVWGLATIVQEERNCYLYEKMGYRRTNETREINDKMTLCYYEKEVN